Proteins encoded by one window of uncultured Cohaesibacter sp.:
- a CDS encoding SDR family NAD(P)-dependent oxidoreductase, with protein sequence MMAHKAIEKGKVALVTGSASGIGLAAAHRFGAAGMKVLVTDLPGDALDQAVEGLKAAGIEATGLAVDVTSRDQIALAKEKANEMGHISIVMSNAGREGGGAITAGEEVWRQTLETNLWGAIHISQLFLPDLIAGQDPAAIIFTGSKQGITLPPGDTAYNVSKAALKALSESVSHDLVKNTGGRVTAHLLIPGFTFTGFTRAHGVTEKPAGAWTANQVADFLMDGMDQGDFYILCPDNDVDRATDEKRMRWSIGDIIENRPALSRWHPDYADAFAKYMKSDG encoded by the coding sequence ATTATGGCTCATAAAGCTATCGAGAAGGGAAAAGTGGCGCTCGTGACGGGGAGTGCCAGCGGGATCGGTCTTGCTGCCGCTCACCGCTTCGGCGCGGCCGGGATGAAGGTGCTGGTTACCGACCTGCCGGGCGATGCGCTCGACCAGGCCGTGGAGGGCCTCAAGGCAGCAGGCATTGAGGCAACCGGACTGGCCGTGGATGTCACTAGCCGCGATCAGATTGCGCTGGCAAAGGAAAAGGCCAATGAGATGGGCCATATTTCCATCGTCATGTCGAATGCTGGCCGTGAGGGGGGCGGGGCCATCACCGCAGGGGAGGAGGTCTGGCGGCAAACGCTGGAGACCAACCTCTGGGGTGCCATTCATATCTCGCAGCTGTTTCTCCCTGACCTGATCGCGGGTCAGGATCCGGCGGCCATCATCTTCACCGGCTCCAAACAGGGCATCACCCTGCCGCCCGGCGACACCGCCTACAATGTCTCGAAGGCCGCCTTGAAGGCCTTGTCGGAATCCGTCTCGCATGATCTCGTGAAGAATACAGGCGGACGTGTGACAGCCCATTTGCTGATCCCCGGTTTCACCTTCACCGGTTTCACGCGCGCCCATGGCGTGACGGAAAAGCCTGCCGGGGCATGGACCGCGAATCAGGTTGCGGATTTTCTCATGGACGGGATGGATCAGGGTGATTTCTATATTCTTTGTCCGGACAATGATGTCGACCGTGCGACCGATGAAAAGCGGATGCGTTGGAGCATAGGCGACATCATCGAAAACCGTCCGGCGCTGTCCCGCTGGCATCCCGACTATGCCGATGCTTTCGCCAAATATATGAAGTCCGATGGCTGA
- a CDS encoding SMP-30/gluconolactonase/LRE family protein — protein MADGMAIEIGEAGSVLTAFEPGFSDLFPEKGSLRVLWSEGKWTEGPSYLPLTRSVVFSDIPNDRQMLYSELSGEVHVWRGGHRQFVNGTTPDAAGGLILCEHGTRSLTLLSHDGRRVVLADRFEGGRLNSPNDVVQHPDGSIWFTDPTYGIEFPDQGNPGEKEQKGSFVYRYDPGTGELSAMIRDFAYPNGLAFSPDGTRLYVADSAGSRSPGDKRHIRAFNLDSNGQLTGGEIFVRCLNGVFDGFRVDRAGRLWASARDGVYVISESGEVMGRIATPQTVSNLCFGGPDRDLLYITATSDLLVINLVGPV, from the coding sequence ATGGCTGACGGGATGGCGATTGAAATCGGGGAGGCTGGTTCGGTGCTGACGGCGTTCGAGCCAGGCTTCTCCGATCTGTTCCCGGAGAAGGGTTCCTTGCGGGTGCTGTGGAGTGAGGGGAAATGGACGGAAGGGCCGTCCTATCTTCCCCTGACAAGATCGGTTGTGTTCAGCGATATTCCGAATGATCGCCAGATGCTCTATTCAGAGCTGTCGGGCGAGGTGCATGTCTGGCGGGGTGGCCATCGACAGTTCGTCAATGGAACGACGCCGGATGCGGCAGGCGGTCTCATCCTCTGCGAGCACGGCACCCGATCCCTGACACTGCTGTCCCATGACGGCAGACGAGTGGTGCTGGCGGATCGCTTTGAAGGCGGGCGTCTCAACAGCCCCAACGATGTGGTGCAGCATCCGGACGGCTCGATCTGGTTCACCGATCCGACCTATGGCATCGAATTCCCAGATCAGGGCAATCCCGGCGAGAAGGAACAGAAGGGCAGTTTCGTCTATCGATATGATCCCGGCACCGGCGAGCTTTCCGCTATGATCCGCGATTTTGCCTATCCCAACGGCCTTGCCTTCTCACCGGATGGGACCCGGCTTTATGTCGCCGATTCAGCGGGGAGCCGCAGCCCGGGAGACAAGCGCCATATTCGCGCCTTCAATCTCGACAGCAATGGTCAGCTGACGGGGGGAGAGATTTTCGTGCGCTGCCTGAACGGGGTTTTCGATGGCTTCCGAGTTGATCGGGCAGGGCGGCTCTGGGCGAGTGCTCGGGATGGCGTCTATGTCATATCCGAGAGCGGGGAGGTGATGGGGCGCATCGCTACACCTCAGACCGTGTCGAACCTGTGTTTTGGTGGTCCGGACCGTGATCTGCTGTACATCACGGCAACCAGTGACCTGCTGGTTATCAATCTGGTGGGGCCGGTCTGA
- a CDS encoding LysR family transcriptional regulator yields the protein MRASDRALLADLNVFVTIVRRQSMRQAAIELGVTTSALSHRLRKLETELGVKLLNRTSRSLKPTEAGALLASQLEVGLQAIDDALGTLSRHRDHPTGRLRLNALRDAASLILRPIMPRYFERFPDMHIDLGIDDHLVDIVEEGFDAGIRYGDRVPQDMIGVALTGPQNWVVIGSPELIARTGRPKRPQDLLDLPCIEMRVGDNSRYQWELGNGSALVRIDVRGPLCSNATDQAIEAALQGLGFAYCLESRVRNEVATGRLELVMPNWASEGPPFTIYYPSRRQVPPGLHELIDLIREDQGLTRLATRSGK from the coding sequence GTGCGCGCTTCCGACCGGGCCCTTCTGGCAGACCTCAATGTCTTTGTCACCATCGTCAGACGGCAGAGCATGAGGCAGGCTGCAATCGAACTCGGCGTGACCACCTCGGCCCTCAGCCACCGCCTGCGAAAGCTCGAAACCGAGCTCGGCGTGAAGCTCCTGAACCGTACCAGTCGCTCTCTCAAGCCAACCGAGGCGGGCGCCCTGCTCGCCTCCCAGCTCGAAGTCGGACTACAGGCCATCGACGATGCCCTTGGCACCCTGTCGCGCCATCGCGACCATCCCACCGGCCGGTTGCGCCTCAATGCCCTTCGCGATGCCGCCTCGCTGATCCTGCGTCCGATCATGCCGCGCTATTTCGAGCGCTTTCCCGACATGCATATTGACCTCGGCATCGACGATCATCTCGTTGACATTGTCGAAGAAGGCTTCGACGCAGGCATTCGCTATGGCGATCGGGTGCCTCAGGACATGATCGGCGTGGCCTTGACCGGCCCGCAAAACTGGGTGGTCATCGGCTCTCCCGAGCTGATCGCCCGCACCGGTCGCCCAAAGCGCCCGCAGGATCTTCTCGATCTACCCTGCATCGAAATGCGCGTTGGCGACAACAGCCGCTACCAGTGGGAGCTGGGCAACGGCTCAGCGCTCGTGCGCATCGATGTCCGCGGTCCACTCTGTTCCAACGCAACGGATCAGGCCATCGAAGCCGCTCTTCAGGGGCTAGGGTTTGCCTATTGCCTCGAGAGCCGGGTCCGGAACGAGGTTGCAACCGGCAGGCTCGAACTCGTCATGCCCAACTGGGCCTCCGAGGGCCCTCCCTTCACCATTTACTATCCAAGCCGCCGACAGGTTCCGCCCGGTCTGCACGAACTCATTGACCTGATCCGGGAAGATCAGGGCCTGACGCGGCTCGCCACGCGAAGCGGCAAATAG
- the mgrA gene encoding L-glyceraldehyde 3-phosphate reductase — translation MPYQAAAERYQTNMRYRRCGRSGIDLPAISLGLWQNFGGEDVYETGRAILRHAFDHGITHFDLANNYGPPYGSAEENFGRMMVSDFAPYRDEMIISTKAGWDMWPGPYGDIGGSRKYLIASLDQSLKRMGLDYVDIFYSHRVDPTTPLEETMGALAHLHRQGKALYVGISSYSPELTRKAAAILAEERVPLFIHQPNYSMFNRWIEDGLLDTLEELGTGCIAFSPLAQGLLTSKYLNGIPEDTRATRGGSLDPSSLTDDVLGRIRALNAIAERRGQTLAQMAIAWSLRDPRVTSSLIGARTVDQLANSLSALDTLDFTPEELAEIDQYAHDGNTDLWKVSTAL, via the coding sequence ATGCCCTATCAGGCAGCAGCTGAACGCTATCAAACAAACATGCGATACCGCCGATGCGGCCGAAGCGGCATCGACCTGCCCGCCATTTCCCTCGGCCTTTGGCAGAATTTCGGCGGCGAGGATGTTTATGAAACCGGGCGGGCGATCCTGCGCCACGCCTTTGACCACGGCATCACCCATTTCGATCTCGCCAACAATTACGGCCCTCCCTACGGCTCGGCGGAAGAGAATTTCGGTCGCATGATGGTCAGCGACTTTGCGCCCTATCGCGATGAGATGATCATCTCCACCAAGGCCGGTTGGGACATGTGGCCCGGTCCCTATGGCGATATCGGCGGCAGCCGCAAATATCTCATCGCCAGCCTCGACCAATCGCTCAAGCGCATGGGGCTCGACTATGTCGACATCTTCTACTCGCACCGCGTCGATCCGACCACGCCGCTTGAAGAAACCATGGGGGCGCTGGCTCATCTGCACAGACAGGGCAAGGCGCTCTATGTGGGCATTTCGAGCTACTCACCTGAATTGACCCGCAAGGCAGCGGCCATTCTGGCCGAAGAACGCGTCCCGCTCTTCATCCATCAGCCCAATTATTCCATGTTCAACCGCTGGATCGAAGATGGTCTTCTCGACACGCTCGAAGAGCTCGGCACCGGCTGTATCGCCTTCTCACCACTGGCACAGGGCCTACTCACCTCGAAATATCTCAACGGCATCCCCGAGGATACACGTGCGACCCGCGGCGGGTCCCTCGATCCGAGCAGCCTGACAGATGATGTCCTTGGCCGCATTCGCGCACTGAACGCCATCGCCGAACGGCGCGGCCAGACCCTGGCCCAGATGGCCATCGCCTGGAGCCTCAGAGATCCACGGGTCACCTCATCCCTGATCGGAGCCAGAACCGTCGACCAGCTGGCCAACTCCCTCAGCGCCCTCGACACTCTGGACTTCACACCAGAAGAACTCGCAGAGATCGATCAATATGCCCATGATGGCAACACCGATCTCTGGAAGGTATCAACCGCGCTGTAG